The genomic stretch GACTGGAGAGCCGATGCACTCGGACCGACCGGCCGGGGCGAACCTCAGAACGCGATGGCGTAGACGGCCAAGGCCACGAGGAGGAGCACGAGGACAGTCCCTCCCCACAGCATCCTGGCGCGCGAGTCCGTGCCGGAGACGGCAGGCGGTCCCACGGCGGCGGGCTGGGAGGCGGCCACACGCTCCGCGACCGGCTCCGCGACCGGCTCCNNNNNNNNNNNNNNNNNNNNNNNNNNNNNNNNNNNNNNNNNNNNNNNNNNNNNNNNNNNNNNNNNNNNNNNNNNNNNNNNNNNNNNNNNNNNNNNNNNCCGCGACCGGCTCCGCGACCGGCTCCGCGACGGCCGAGTTCCCCACCGCAGGCGGCTCGGCCTCGCGCTCGACCTGGGCCTCCCGCCGGGCTTGCGCGCGGCGTTCGCGCTCCTCGCGCTGCGCGTGGTTCTCGGACAGCGAATACCGAAGCAACGCCGCCACCCCGCCCACCCCGGCCAGCGCCTCAAAAGGGTCGGCGAAGTCCACCTCTGCGCCCGTGCGCGTGGCCTGTTCCGTGATCGCCTCCACCAGGTCGACCCGGAAGACGTCGGACGAGCCGCAGTGCTGGCACGTCTCCGGCGTGCCGTGGACGACGCGCTCGCACGCGCGGCACTTGGTCCCGTCGATCTCCACCTCGCGGTCCACCAGGATCGCCTCGGCGCGCGCCTGCTGGACCGCTTCGAGCACCGAGGTCGCCCCGAATGCGGCGAGTCCGGGCCCCATCCCCTGCTCCCGGATCGCGAGCCACAGCGCCTGCTCGGCCTCCCGCTCGCCCTGCTCGGCGAGGTCCGCCGCCACGCCCAGCGCTTCGGCGTCGGACGCGTTCCCGTCGACCGAGCGCGAGCCGACCAGCTTGTCCTTCAGATCCTGCCGGAGCGCCTCCGCCAGAGCACGCGCAGGTTCCTCGGAGCCCACCACCACCAGTCGGGCGAAGGGCCGCTCGGCGTCGAGCGTGGCGAGGTCGGCGGCCAGTTCTGTGGCGTAGGTCTCCAACTGCTTGTCCCGGCGCCGGGCGTAGCGCTTCTGACTCCAGCCGCCCTTCTTGACGCGGTTCTTGATGTCGCCCCGGACGCGCCCCTCTTCGTCCACCTCATCTGCGGAGACGAGGTAGATGCGGGCCTTCGTGTTGTCGAGGACGACCGCCGCGTAGGTCTCGTGCTCGTCCAGAAGTTCGGCGGCCGGGCGGAGGTAGGGCGCATCCCCCATCCACAGCGTCGTGCCGACCGGCTCCGGAAGCGCATACGCACGTCGCAGGTCGGCGGCCCAGGATGCGAAGACGGCCAGCGCTCCCTCCGTCGGCGCGTGGGTCTCCACCATCTCCCGGGCCATCGTGAGGCTCTCCTCGAAGTGCTCCAGTTCGGCCGGCTGGTCGGACAGCAGGGCGCGGACCCGCGTGGCCCGTGCGTCGATCACAGACGGGTCGTCGCCCGCGTCGAGGTAGATCGTCAGGAAGGCCCGCTCGGGACCGTCGAGGTCGGCCAGGGAGCGGAGGGCGGCGGCGTCGAGCATCAGCGTAGGGAGAGAGGTCCGCTCGAACGGGACAGCCGCCCTGCGGCTCCCGCAACCTCTCGCCCCAGGTCTCCCCCCAGGCGCACACAGAAAAGGGCGGCGGCCTCCGAAGAGACCGCCGCCCTGATCGTCAGTCCGAGGCGGGACGATTACTCGTCCTCGTCCTCGTACTCGTCGCCTTCGCCGTCGAGGTCCTCGTAGGCGTCCGCCACGACCTCACCGGCCGGGACCGAGAGCACGTCCGGCACCTTGACATCGTCGGTCGAGTCCACGGTGGGACCCTCCACGTCGACGGGCGTCGTGACGTTCTCCTCGGCCTTGGAGGCCTGGTTGGCCTCTGCGGCCGCCATCTGCTGGCGGAGCGCGGCGAGGCCGGACAGCTCACCGAGCGTGGCCGGGCCAGACTGGTTCGAGCCGTAGGACTCGACCTGCTTGCGCTCCTCGCGCTCCGCGTTCCGCTTCTCGCGGAACTCGGCGTCGCGCTCGGCGCGCTCCTCGGCGCGGACCTTGGCCGTCTCCGACATCACCAGCTCGCGGTCCTCGCGGTCCATCCGGATGACCTGCAGCTTCAGCTCGTCGCCGATCTGGTACGCGTCGGCCGGCCGGCCGGAGCGCAGCAGGTGCGACGCGGGCACGAACGCCTCGACATCCATCGCGAGGTCGACCACGACGCCGCCGTCGTTGATCTCGGCGACGGTGCCGTCGGCCTCCGCGCCCTCGTAGTACACCTCGGAGACCTTCTGCCACGGGTCGGTCGAGACCTGCTTGTGGCCGAGGCTGATCCGACGCTGCGCGATGTCGATGTCGATCACGATCACGTCGAGCTCCATGCCCTTCTTGACCACCTCGGACGGGTGCTTCACGCGCCGCGTCCAGGACAGGTCGGAGACGTGCACGAGGCCGTCGATGCCCTGCTCGATCTCGACGAAGGCGCCGAAGGTCGTGATGTTGCGAACCTTGCCACGGGTGACCGTGCCGACCGGGAACCGGTCGAGCAGGCCCTCCCACGGGTCGGGCTCGAGCTGCTTCATGCCGAGGCTGATCTTCTTGGTGTCCTCGTCGACCTTGAGCACCTTGACCTGGACGGTCTGGCCGAGCTGCACCTTCTGGGTGGGGTGCTTGACGTGCTCCGTCCAGGACATCTCCGAGATGTGGACCAAGCCCTCGATGCCGGGCTCGATCTCGACGAACGCGCCGTAGTCGGTGATCGAGACCACGCGGCCCTCGATTTGCATG from Rubrivirga sp. SAORIC476 encodes the following:
- a CDS encoding Vms1/Ankzf1 family peptidyl-tRNA hydrolase, whose amino-acid sequence is MLDAAALRSLADLDGPERAFLTIYLDAGDDPSVIDARATRVRALLSDQPAELEHFEESLTMAREMVETHAPTEGALAVFASWAADLRRAYALPEPVGTTLWMGDAPYLRPAAELLDEHETYAAVVLDNTKARIYLVSADEVDEEGRVRGDIKNRVKKGGWSQKRYARRRDKQLETYATELAADLATLDAERPFARLVVVGSEEPARALAEALRQDLKDKLVGSRSVDGNASDAEALGVAADLAEQGEREAEQALWLAIREQGMGPGLAAFGATSVLEAVQQARAEAILVDREVEIDGTKCRACERVVHGTPETCQHCGSSDVFRVDLVEAITEQATRTGAEVDFADPFEALAGVGGVAALLRYSLSENHAQREERERRAQARREAQVEREAEPPAVGNSAVAEPVAEPVA